Below is a genomic region from Astatotilapia calliptera chromosome 13, fAstCal1.2, whole genome shotgun sequence.
atgTTTCATCTTATACAGCAGTTCAGCCCATCGCCCATTTATGGAGAGGAAATGTGTCTTTTcactattcacatttcacccAAACTATCAGTCACTTTAGGGATGACCAACAAATCCAAGAACCTGTTTGAAAACAGTGTGACCTCCTTGGTCCCGTGTGGTGTGTCCAGCCAGCTGAAGCAGGACCGCCCCATAGCCTACATATTAAATCGCTGTACTGCTCAGACTGCCCCCCGTTTTTTGGCAACAGCAGCGGCGCAGCCCCTCCCGAAGGAGGAGAAGTCTGATTAGACGCCAGTTTTATTGCGTTGTCATGTTTCACAAGGAGTCCAGATGCTCCGAGGCCGTCTGACACTGTAATTTCATGGATGCACCCAAAGCCTGAAAGAGGAAAGTTATTTCTTTTCATTCCTCTcaactctttcttcttcttcttgcgcTTCTACTACAAGCAACCAAGTTTTCATGGGTGAACATCGTTGGTGCAAACTGTAGTATTGTGTTTGGTGCAAATCTTGTTCGCTTGTCAAGATGCAGTTCCGCACCTTCCTTGACGTAAATGTTGTGGACGTGCAGAAAAGAAGGAATCCTTCGAAGCACTATGTAAGTTGtatactctctctctgttctgtTCTTGTTCAAGTAGATCACCAGTGCAGTTATTGTGTATTGTCTCTGTGGAAATTTAACCCATGCTATGCAGCTCTGTGGACGCCAGTGTTGCTCTGAGGGTCCATTACTTTCACCAAACAGCTGTTGAACGGAcctggtgctttttttttttttttttttttaatttaatttaattttttaaatagagacattcatgGTACCCAGAAGATGTCTCTTTATGACTGTGGTGATCTGAGGCGTTGTATTTTTTGTCACCACATGGCTTTGATTGAAATGTAGATACAACCTATTACATTTGATTTTGTATATACTTGACAACAGTGATTTAATATcaggtcatttaaaaaatatcagatgctttgatttatttgggtattttaataaactaaagtaattgtgttttaaaaaatgtttaaagtaatagtcttcttgcaagcTTTTGCTTAGTGCTGTACTGTCGTGCCTGAAAAAcaccagtattttatttttgcctgtAAAATACAGTGTCACTGTGTCTGACGTCTGACAGAGCCGACAGCATGCACTGaggcttaaaaacacaaacaaactgaaatcacatATACGTGACAGCCAGCTGGATGAGGATCCTAAGACTTGGGCTGCACCCTAAGCAGCGCCATCGTCTAAATAGACGTAGCAAAAGTAGTAGTCAGGGATTTGCAGCTATATtttttacacacatatatatttaatcttttaattgtGTATATGGCATGCAGACTAACTGTGGTGCCCTGTTTCCCAAGtgattttttgcttttcattgttCACCTAACAATCTAAAGTGCAGAAAAAgtgatgttttcatgtttgaatGTTAGATGAGAACGAGCTAACCCAGGgattaactttatttaaattctgTTAAGCTGGGACCATTGGTaactgatatgttttttttcctcaaaggaGAGCTCATTTACAAAGCAAATGTGTATGCTGTAGATGTCAAACCTGTAATTTAAGTTTTGAGCCTTACTTCTTGTTGAGGCTAGAATGGGTTAATATGGATTTGAACTAACACAACACCAAACTTAGCATACATATCTACACAACAACTACCCAAATTCActtaaatatatcatattaaTGGATGAACAGATCACTCTTTACAATAACGTTTTGGTTGACAAGTAGTCTCCTTTTTATTTCGTGTTTGTTATTCATTAACAAACATTTTGCCCcattgaaacaaacaaacccctactttaaacaaaacaactacAAACAAATAACTAAAAAGTATTTCAATTCTACACTGCATTAACGTtacaaacagataaaaatcacaagttGCCTtcaataaatgcatttttttcactctGACCTCAAATGTCATTACTGGTTAAATAATAGTGCATCCCTAGTCACAGTTAAAGCaggaaaagtaattaattaatacTTCAGATGAATACTTCAAATACTAGTGCCCCCGAGCACCAACCCACTTTCTTGAATTTGGCCTACTCGCAGTGAACATAACTGTGTTTGTGGATTACCTGCAACATatgaaaacatgacaaacaCTTTCGACCCTTAGACTATATTCAAAAGCTGGAGATTACCTCCCAATCTGAAGACTTACCTCAACTCaattcacatttatttacaacgcacatgttaaaaaaaaaacaaaaaaacaaatcagaaatAAAATCAGTACTGAATCTTTTATGTACTGTTTGTGATTATGTCACTCATGTAACAGTGGCTGTCTGGCTGACTGTCTATATGGGCAAACGTGATATATCAGTTTAAAACTTTTACATAATTCAATGATTGCTGTGACTTAAAGTCATAAAATGCAATATCACTAACCGTAAGTTTAAGTTTGGATCGTCCTAGTCGAATTTGTGACACCACATTTCAGATTAGGGTCATTTATTTGATGCCACATAAGGTACATATTATTAGGAAAGAATTGGTGTACCAAGAGGTAATCTTTAAAATAGCAAGGATCATATTGATCTATTTTTTTGGAGGGAATGTACCATCCGAATGTCTTTATACCGATATGAGGTGCTGGTGCCAGTTTTGCTTTTTCCAGGCACATTCCCATGTAAACGTCATCAATAGGAAAAAGTGGAATGGCATTGGAATAGCTATGTATCATTAAAGCTGTAAAGCTGGACAAAAGAAAGCCCCCACCACCACAATAGTTGgggtaaacatttttttcatatacTTGAGATGGAACAAAATACTTGCTCCTGTCCCATCTTACAGGAAATCCATTCTTTATCAGAAAACCAGTAAACAGATGCTGGCTTCCATTATTTTCACGGCGACCATGGAGGTAGTCCACAATATTGTCCGTATTGGCAAAAACGTCATCATCACCATTTAGCAAAAAATTAACTTGTTGACAGTTCCTTTTCATCCATTTGAGGAATAGAACCTGCTTTAAAGTGAGATTAAAAAATGTATCTTGAAAGTCCCATTGGAGGATGTCATTGTGTTCCTGGTGCTCTGTTTTGAGGAGTTTGTTCAATCGCTCTTTCTCAAAGTCATTACCCATTGTTCCAAGGATGAAAATCCTTCGAATCCGCAAACCTTTGTATGACCTCTCTTGAGCCCAGGTTTTTCGCAGCACTTCACGTCGTTCATAATGCATGGGGGAGCTTTTAATTACAAGCAGAAGGAAGATGTCTTCAGGTTCTTCGATGCCTCCGCATTTGTCAGGAAGGTCCAGAATCATGGGAAAATAGCGACAGTGACGATAGTAAAGAAAGTCTTTAAGTATATCAGGGAAACCATCGAAGCCTGAGATTCTGGCAGCAGCCATgttttgttcacattttgggAATGAGTATTTATAGGAATTGTTATACATTTTTACAAGTTTTGGTGAGCGGAACATTTCAGTGTCGCTAtaatattgaagaaaaaaaacaatagagaGAAGTGATCCTAAGAGCATAACAATTTCGATGTGGCCGGCCCtggaaacagtgaaaaaataaataaatagtcacTCAACAGAAATTTCAATCAGGCATGTATCAATAAATAACGCCTTAAGACATTCAGGTACTACAAACATATCATATCGTACATACATAGCATAGTTTCTATAGGCCATGTCTAATGCATGACTAACTAAAAATGAAGTGTGGTCTCTCTGACTTGGCTCCCTGTTGAACCAGAAATGAATTGAAAATCCAactcctcacatacaagctcTTGAATAATCAGGGCCCATCTTAatttaatgaccttatagtaccgTATCACCCCATTAGGGCTTTTTGCTCT
It encodes:
- the LOC113034807 gene encoding N-acetyllactosaminide beta-1,3-N-acetylglucosaminyltransferase 3-like produces the protein MIRAGHIEIVMLLGSLLSIVFFLQYYSDTEMFRSPKLVKMYNNSYKYSFPKCEQNMAAARISGFDGFPDILKDFLYYRHCRYFPMILDLPDKCGGIEEPEDIFLLLVIKSSPMHYERREVLRKTWAQERSYKGLRIRRIFILGTMGNDFEKERLNKLLKTEHQEHNDILQWDFQDTFFNLTLKQVLFLKWMKRNCQQVNFLLNGDDDVFANTDNIVDYLHGRRENNGSQHLFTGFLIKNGFPVRWDRSKYFVPSQVYEKNVYPNYCGGGGFLLSSFTALMIHSYSNAIPLFPIDDVYMGMCLEKAKLAPAPHIGIKTFGWYIPSKKIDQYDPCYFKDYLLVHQFFPNNMYLMWHQINDPNLKCGVTNSTRTIQT